In Thermococcus sp., the genomic stretch CGCATGATTGACCGGGCTACACCACCCGGGCGCTTCCGGCATTAGGACTGAGAGAGGGTTTAAAAAGTTTTCGGTAGCTCAACGGACGTTAACGTTCAGCTTCAGGCTCTGTATCGTCCCGTTCACGGCTTCAAGGATGAGGTTCCTCGCGGGGGTTTCCGCGTAGTTTCCGTCCGGTGGGGCCGGAGGAAGCTTAGGCTGTTTGCCTTTAAAGAGGAGGAACCAGAGCTGCCACTCCCCGGGTTTGTTGATGCTGAAGGTGTAGTTCTTCTCGAACTCCGGCGTCCAGTTTCCTTCAATGTTCACCGGAACGTTGGGCAGTGTAACGTTGAACCAGCCGGGCATTCTGTACATTCCGTGGATGATTGTAGTGTTCGTCCGGTTGTCCCAGGTCAGGTTTACTAGCCACATCTGGACGTAGTAGGTAACGTTCCCTCCCTCGTGGTTGACTATGCCTATTATGACCGTGCCGTTCTCCCCGACAAGGAGGTTGGTAGGATAATTGTCGGCCTTTCCGCCCGGGCCGAGGATGTAGAACTCCGTGAAGTGCTCTCCCGGCTTTGGATGCGTCACTACGTAGCCGAGGGTGGCAATTGAAGTGACGATCGCGACTATCAACACCACCGTGAGGGCCTTGTCGAGTTTGCTCGAGCGCTCCCATTCAAGTTCACCCTTAATCTCGTCGAGGATTACCCATGGAATCCAGGGCTTAATGGCGTTCTTCCGGCGGTGAACGGCCGCCATTGCAGAGACCACGTTGAAAACGGTCAGACTGACGAGTATTGGGTTTAGCCGGATGCCCCAGGGGGTGTAGTTGAGGGCGAGGCCTATGAGCGGAACAATGGCGATGCTCAGGCCGAAGCTCAAAGCCAACCTTTCGAGGTTGTCAAGCTCTTTCCGCTCGGGAAAGAGGGCGGTTATGAAGACATAGCCCGGGAAGAAGAGGACGAAGGCTAGTCCAAGGGCTTTTCTGGACAGACTGTCCGGAAAGAAGAATATCAGTAGGTCTAGGAGGGTGGAGAGGAATACAATAGTGAGCAGGTCCCAGTACTTCCAGGCTCCCTCGGGTTCCGAGCCACTCACGACGCTCCCCCCGAGAGCACTTCGTAGACCTTCTTGAGGACTATCAGGGTGAAGAGCAGTATCAGGAGTTCAACAAGGGGCTTCATGCCCTCCTTCTGCTCCCTATCGAGGAAGAGACCCCCAACCTCGAGCGTGATGAGAATGCCTATGAGGGTTAGGGTCAGGAAAACATCAACACTACCCACTATGATCGCCGACAGAAGGATCCACACCGCCAGGAACAGGAGCATGTAGTCCTCTACATCCATTCCTCAACTCTCCCCATTCTTCTGGCTTTTATCTCCACGCCGGCCTTTCCCGGGTCTAAGGATTCCACCGCTATCACTTCCCCACTCGCCTTGGCGATTCCCCTCAAAATCGAGGCACAGATGGGACAGGGAAATCTCTCGCAGTTTATTGGTGGGCACTCAAAGTCAGGACTCACGATTACCCTGATCTCGCTTCCCTCCTCCTCTATGTAAACCCTCCTGGCCAGGTTGAGGGATTTCAGAACGGATCCCGCGGCGGATTCCACCTCGGGGATGCTTGTAAGGGGCCCCTCAAGGTGCTCTTCGTACTTCTCCACGAGTTCCTTTCCCAGGGTCGGCAGGAGAAGGCCCATCTTCCTCTCATCGGGGACGTCCGTGACGAAGATGGAGCCTTCATCGAACCTCGCGGGGTCAAGGTCGAAGTCCTCCCTAAGGGGTATAAAAACACCCCCGTCTGGAAGGTTCTTGTAGGGAGGTAGGTAGACGCTCTTTCCCTCAAGGGCAAGGCCCTCCAGGAGGGAGTTGGCAAGATTCCGCTGGGATTTTATCATAATGTTGAGGGATCCTTTCTTGACGTAGGAGGAAGACTTGAACGTGAGGACGATGGCGGTGAGGAAAAGCGCTGCCAATCCAAGGTTCAAATAACCCGTCTCGCCACGTATAAAACCAATCACCGCGAGTGCGCTTCCAGTCAGGGCAAGTAGAGCGCTTGAGATGTACTTTGCCTCCATCTTTACCGGGAGTTGGAACCACCGCTAACCTTAAAAGATTTGCCTTGGGAGGTCAAACGATAGCGATGAGGAAGGCCCTCCTTGCATTAATGACAATCATGCTACTCCTATCATCCGGTATGGTTTATTCTGAGGGCTTTAAAACTGCAAAAATGGGTGACTACGGGGTTTACCTCTACTTCCAGGGGGTTCTCAAGGAGTTCAACGACGTCCTTGGAGGTCTCCCTGGCAACGAGAGCACCGGTTACACCGTGGAGGACTTTGTAAACCAGACGGCCCTTATAATGAACGTGGTGGAGGAGTACTCCGCCTTTGGGATCCCCCGGAGTTCCGTAACCGTTGCGACACAGTTTGATTATCTTGGAAAGGACGCCATGGCATTTTACAGAGATAAAATCCGATTCAAAGGAGAGATGAAAGCCGGGGAGTATATCAAAGCCAGAAACACGCTGATTGAGATGAAGGGCATCCTCAATGACATGGCCGGCAGGGTCGATACCCTTTCCAGGATGGAGTTCAAGGAGAAGAATGGAACCATAGTCCGGTTCAATTTAAGTGAGACGGTAGTCAGATTGGATGGCCTACGTAGCCTTGTTAGGGAATGGGAGGAAGTCCTGAACAGACTCGAAGGGCCAAAGGAGTTCTCGATATACCTGCAGACCCCACGGGTCATATTAAATGAGAGCGCTTCCTTCTACGGCTACCGTTTGAACCTGACCAACGTGACAGTATTCATAGATGGCGCTCCTTATGAACCTAAGGTAAAGGGAAACAGCTTCTACCTCAACCACACCTTCACCGAGCCGGGGATTCACGTGGTGTACGCGGTGGCCTTAAACGGTTCGGCAGTTGTCAAATCCAACGTCCTAACGGTTAGGGTTCGTAGAATACCGACGGTGATAGCAGCTCACCAAGAGGGCAGATACATTACTGGGGTTCTGATGGGCTACACCGGTAGGGGGCTCCCCGATGAGACCCTAACAATACGTGTGGGTGGGAAAAATTACTCGGTAGAAACCAGCGGGAGCGGGAATTTCAGTTTCTCCCTGCCAGGGTCATTCAAATCCTGTAACGTAACGGTTATCTTCAATGGAAACGGGGGATATGCACCTTCCGCTGTGGCCGTGGCTGTCCGGCCCCCAAAGAAGAGGCTGTCGATAGTGATAACCTCGGCTTCTCGGGATGTAAAGGAAGGGCCTGTGGAAATAGAGGGTAGGATAATCGGAACGAAGGAAATGATCCCCGTTGAGGTTTACATCGACGGGAACCTCTCCTCCGTTGTGGGCGTGGCCCCAAACTTCACCCTGACGGTAACGCTCGAGAGGGGCACCCATACCGTTTACCTGCGGTTCCCTGGCAATGAAGAGTTCGCTGAGAGCACCTCAAACTCCCTGAAGTTCAACGTGAGGGCTGAATCCTACACTAGGAGAATCGCCATGCTCGTAGCTTTGCTTGCACTCGGGGCACTTGGGTACTGGGCTATGTCAAGGGTTAAACCAAAACCCAAGGAGGGACCCTCCCAAACCGTTCCCCAGAAAAAAGCCTGGGAGGAGGCTGAAACAGCGGACCCCGTATCAGCTTACCGCGTCGTTTACAGAACACTGCTCAGGGTTTACAGACTTCCCCGCTCAACTACCCCCAGGGAACTCCTGTCAAGGTTCAAAAACGCACCGTTTGGAAAGTGGCTGAGGGAAGCAACGGGATTCCATGAGATGGTTTTCTATCGCGGAACCAAACTGAGGGCCAGGGAAGTCCTCAGGGCGCTCAAAGCCGTGGCCATGACGATAGTCTCGATATTCGTGGGGGATGAGCTGTGAACAGGATGGCCTACATTATACTCCTCGTCGTTGGTATCGCGCTCCTTATCATGCCTCTCTCAGTCCCGGTCTTCAAGAGCAACGCCCAGTACAGCGTCCTCAACACGGGCTGGAACGGGACATCGGAGTTCGGAAAGCTCCTCTACTCCAAGGGTGGGGTCTCCCCAATACTCGGTCCCTACGATTCCGTGGGTCTAGACGGGGACAGGGGGACTCTCGTTGTAATAGGGCCTAACCTGCCCTTCACCAGCGGGGAGATAAAGGCCCTGAAGAAATTCCTTAAGGAGGGCAACACTCTCCTCCTGGCCGACAACTTCGGAACCGGGAACCAACTACTAAAGGGGTTGGGATTAAGGGAGAGGTTCTCATCCAAACCCCCCCTAACGCCGGTGTTCATAAAGAACAGGGACTTCCCCATAACGGCCGAGATTAAAACCCCCCTCTCCAGTGGGGTCAGCGTTCTCGTTATGTACAAACCCTCGGTTATCCTGAACCCGGTTAATCCCCTGGTCACCACCCCGAACGGCACCTACGTCGATGGAAAATACGGGGCCTTTGCAATCGTTGACATCGTCAAATACGGGAGGGGAAAGGTCATCCTTGTTTCGGACCCCGGCGTATTCACCAACTCCCTCTTCCGGGAAAACGAGCGTTTCATAGAGAACCTCCTCAACTACATGCCGGGACCCTACCTGATAGACGAGGCCCATCACAGGGACTTCAACCCGTACTCCTCCGGAACGATAACGATAAGGAGGGCCGTGAACAAAAGGCTGGTCTTTTACTACGTCCTCTTCATCGCGGCGCTGGCCTTCATAGTGGAGAGTGGGGTCTGGGTAAAACCGCTTGAATGGACACTGGCGCTCCTGAAGAAGTTCTTCAGGGAGAAAACCGAGGATATTGAGGAAACCGTTAAAAGTCTGGAGGGAGAGGGCCTCGACGGAGAGGTGCTGAGGAAGATGGTGAGGGAGATACAGACGGGGTCAAAGCTGGGTGGTGAAAATGGACGGTAAAGAGTTCATGAACTCGATCTTAAGGGAGGTTAAAAAGGCGGTTGTGGGAAAGGAAGAAGTTGTGGAGCTTCTTACGATAGCCCTACTCTCCAGCGGTCACGTTTTAATAGAGGGAATCCCCGGAGTTGCAAAAACGACGATAGCCAAGGCTTTCGCGAATGCCATCGGTTTGAAGTTTTCAAGGATACAGCTTACGCCCGACCTTTTGCCGGCGGACATAACGGGCATCTACTACTACGACCAGAAAACCGGGGAGTGGACGGTGAAATACGGGCCAATCTTCGCCAACGTCGTCCTGGCGGATGAGATAAACAGGGCACAGCCGAAGACCCAGTCAGCTTTGCTTGAGGCGATGCAGGAGAGGCAGGTGACAATAGAGGGAACCACCCACGAACTGCCGGAGCCGTTTATGGTGATAGCGACTATGAACCCCCTGGAGCACGAGGGGGTGTACATCCTTCCCGAGGCACAGCTAGACAGGTTCATGCTCAAGATAGAGATAGGCTTTCCCCCAAGGGAGGAGGAGATTCAGCTCCTAACAAGGAAAAGCAGGGAGGACTTTAGCGCTGTAAGTCCCGTGGTTACAAAGGAGGAACTGCTCGACCTAGCAAAAAGGGCCATGGAGGTGAAGGTCAGCGGGGGTATAATCGAGTACATTTACAACCTTGTATCCAGGACGAGAACCGATGAGAGACTCCTCTTCGGTGCATCGCCAAGGGCCGGGGAGCACCTTCTCTACGCGGCGAAGGCCTCGGCATTCCTCGACGGACGGGATTACGTCATCCCAGACGACGTGAAGAAGACCGCCGTCCCCGTGCTCTCCCATAGGGTCATCCTGAAGGCTGAATACGAGCTTGAGGGGCTGAAGACCAGGGACGTTATCGGGAACATCGTTAGAGAAACAGAGGTGCCGGTGTGACGGATGAAGCGGCAGGACTTCCTGGTCGTCCTCGCATTCATGTTGCTGCTCGAAGGCTACCTCAGTGGCAACGTAACCCCCGCGATCCTCGGTTTACTAGTTTCAATCTACCTCCTCATGGTTCGTTCTAAGGTGGCGGTTCTGGTGAGAGGAGAGAGGCACCTGGAGAGCACGAGGCTGGAGGAGGGGAAGCCCGCGGAAGTCCGGCTGGTTCTGAGGAACCGCGGGGGCAGAAGCTCAATAAGGGTTAACCAAGCGGCGGAGGGTTTTGAGGTAAGAACTCCCGGGGGGATGGAGCTTCTCCCAGGGGATGAGGTGGAGGTCTCGTACGCGATTAAACCCATCCACAAGGGTGAGTTTGAACTCCCCCCTGCGAAAGTCTTGGCCGAGGACGAGAGGGGCCTCTACAGGGGGACGTTTAAGATTGGAGAACCCCTGAAGCTCGCTGTTTACCCGTCCCTTGATTCCATAAAAGAGGCCGCGAGGATGAACCAGAACATCAAACTGGCCGAGGCGTACAAAAAGAACCCCCTGGCCGGGACGGAGGGGCTGGAGATAAAGGAGCTGAGGGAGTACCAGCACGGCGACGACTTCAAGAGGATAGACTGGAAGGCCAGCATGCGCCTCGGCGAGCTTATAGTCAGGGAAATGATTCGCGAGGACGACGCCGACGTTTACATCTTCGTCGACAACACATCGGAGATGAGGAAGGGGCTGAGAAAGGCCAAAGTGGACTACGCGGCAAACCTGGCCCTCCAGCTCGCGGCCGTGCTTTTAAAGGAGAGACACGTGGGAATGGTGATATACGACGAGCTTAAGGCGGAGTTCATACGCGCCGGAAGGGGGCCGGGACAGCTCGAGACCATGAGGCGGAAGCTCAACCTCCGGTGGGGTAGGGGCGAGATGAGCCTGCGCTTCGACATGAACCTCAAACTGAGCGGGAAGGCAAGAAGCTTCCTACGCAGGGTCTTCCCCCTGAAGAAGGGGAGAAGGGGTGCGAAGGGGGTCTTCGAGGGGCTTGACCTCGTAAAGCAACCCTCCGTTTTAATACTCATAACCGACCTCAGCAACCCCTCCGACGTCTACAGGGCCGTCGCGGTTGCCAGAAACACCCACAGGGTAATCATCCTTTCACCCAATCCGGTTCTGTTCTATTCGGAGAAACTGGATAGGGAAACGCTGAAGAAACTTTACAGGGCCTACTTGGAGAGGGAGGCCCTCATAAAGAAGTTCAACACCCTGGTTCCAACCGTAGACCTCGGGCCGAGCGACTACGTCAGGGAGCTTTCGAAGGTGATAGGATGATAGGCCTCGTAGCCACGCTGGTGGAAGCCCTAGCACTTCACGATTACCTCCTCTTCGTCGGTGCACTGGCCGTGTTTATCCCCTCACTCAAAAGCCGCGACCTCGGGCTGGTAGCCTACTTCATCTACACCCTCTACTTCACCCAGCGGGTGGACGTTACCTCGCTGTACTCTTACAGCGGGCTTACAAGGGCGCTGACCTTAAGCCTTGCCATGCTCCTCCTCCTCGAAGATGTCCTCAGGGGAAAACTCCGGGCTGGCAGGAAGGAAATCGTCCCATCAATCCTAACCCTCCTGGGGATCTTTACCCCTGAGGCCGTAATAGCGGGGGGA encodes the following:
- a CDS encoding DUF1616 domain-containing protein; this translates as MSGSEPEGAWKYWDLLTIVFLSTLLDLLIFFFPDSLSRKALGLAFVLFFPGYVFITALFPERKELDNLERLALSFGLSIAIVPLIGLALNYTPWGIRLNPILVSLTVFNVVSAMAAVHRRKNAIKPWIPWVILDEIKGELEWERSSKLDKALTVVLIVAIVTSIATLGYVVTHPKPGEHFTEFYILGPGGKADNYPTNLLVGENGTVIIGIVNHEGGNVTYYVQMWLVNLTWDNRTNTTIIHGMYRMPGWFNVTLPNVPVNIEGNWTPEFEKNYTFSINKPGEWQLWFLLFKGKQPKLPPAPPDGNYAETPARNLILEAVNGTIQSLKLNVNVR
- a CDS encoding Ig-like domain-containing protein, whose product is MGGQTIAMRKALLALMTIMLLLSSGMVYSEGFKTAKMGDYGVYLYFQGVLKEFNDVLGGLPGNESTGYTVEDFVNQTALIMNVVEEYSAFGIPRSSVTVATQFDYLGKDAMAFYRDKIRFKGEMKAGEYIKARNTLIEMKGILNDMAGRVDTLSRMEFKEKNGTIVRFNLSETVVRLDGLRSLVREWEEVLNRLEGPKEFSIYLQTPRVILNESASFYGYRLNLTNVTVFIDGAPYEPKVKGNSFYLNHTFTEPGIHVVYAVALNGSAVVKSNVLTVRVRRIPTVIAAHQEGRYITGVLMGYTGRGLPDETLTIRVGGKNYSVETSGSGNFSFSLPGSFKSCNVTVIFNGNGGYAPSAVAVAVRPPKKRLSIVITSASRDVKEGPVEIEGRIIGTKEMIPVEVYIDGNLSSVVGVAPNFTLTVTLERGTHTVYLRFPGNEEFAESTSNSLKFNVRAESYTRRIAMLVALLALGALGYWAMSRVKPKPKEGPSQTVPQKKAWEEAETADPVSAYRVVYRTLLRVYRLPRSTTPRELLSRFKNAPFGKWLREATGFHEMVFYRGTKLRAREVLRALKAVAMTIVSIFVGDEL
- a CDS encoding DUF58 domain-containing protein; amino-acid sequence: MKRQDFLVVLAFMLLLEGYLSGNVTPAILGLLVSIYLLMVRSKVAVLVRGERHLESTRLEEGKPAEVRLVLRNRGGRSSIRVNQAAEGFEVRTPGGMELLPGDEVEVSYAIKPIHKGEFELPPAKVLAEDERGLYRGTFKIGEPLKLAVYPSLDSIKEAARMNQNIKLAEAYKKNPLAGTEGLEIKELREYQHGDDFKRIDWKASMRLGELIVREMIREDDADVYIFVDNTSEMRKGLRKAKVDYAANLALQLAAVLLKERHVGMVIYDELKAEFIRAGRGPGQLETMRRKLNLRWGRGEMSLRFDMNLKLSGKARSFLRRVFPLKKGRRGAKGVFEGLDLVKQPSVLILITDLSNPSDVYRAVAVARNTHRVIILSPNPVLFYSEKLDRETLKKLYRAYLEREALIKKFNTLVPTVDLGPSDYVRELSKVIG
- a CDS encoding MoxR family ATPase, whose protein sequence is MDGKEFMNSILREVKKAVVGKEEVVELLTIALLSSGHVLIEGIPGVAKTTIAKAFANAIGLKFSRIQLTPDLLPADITGIYYYDQKTGEWTVKYGPIFANVVLADEINRAQPKTQSALLEAMQERQVTIEGTTHELPEPFMVIATMNPLEHEGVYILPEAQLDRFMLKIEIGFPPREEEIQLLTRKSREDFSAVSPVVTKEELLDLAKRAMEVKVSGGIIEYIYNLVSRTRTDERLLFGASPRAGEHLLYAAKASAFLDGRDYVIPDDVKKTAVPVLSHRVILKAEYELEGLKTRDVIGNIVRETEVPV
- a CDS encoding DUF4350 domain-containing protein, translating into MAYIILLVVGIALLIMPLSVPVFKSNAQYSVLNTGWNGTSEFGKLLYSKGGVSPILGPYDSVGLDGDRGTLVVIGPNLPFTSGEIKALKKFLKEGNTLLLADNFGTGNQLLKGLGLRERFSSKPPLTPVFIKNRDFPITAEIKTPLSSGVSVLVMYKPSVILNPVNPLVTTPNGTYVDGKYGAFAIVDIVKYGRGKVILVSDPGVFTNSLFRENERFIENLLNYMPGPYLIDEAHHRDFNPYSSGTITIRRAVNKRLVFYYVLFIAALAFIVESGVWVKPLEWTLALLKKFFREKTEDIEETVKSLEGEGLDGEVLRKMVREIQTGSKLGGENGR